From one Planktothrix agardhii NIES-204 genomic stretch:
- a CDS encoding glycosyl transferase, family 2 produces MPKQSWPEQDADNSNIKKLTRDQESPGESPAPTSQPNQEESQYRETGSSRLYPSVINDPLHPIRENQNHSNLQVCPNWYQGRRWKAALALTLIWGGITALHFVSWGMGLILGLTGLLSIHAIRIFSAKIPSLQLTKPVQPQHNWPYISLLVAAKNEEAVISQLVKNLCNLDYPSDCYESWIVDDNSSDKTPIVLEKLSQDYPQLKVLQRSANASGGKSGALNQVLALTQGEIIGVFDADAQIAPDMLRHIVPIFYPESVGAVQVRKAINNASENFWTRSQAAEMALDAYFQEKRISMGGIGELRGNGQFVRREALLSCGGWNEETITDDLDLTIRLHLDQWDIECLSFPPIYEEGVTNFKALWHQRNRWAEGGYQRYLDYWQLILSNRMGTQKTLDLFCFWITQYILPTAVVPDLVLSLIQGSLPLTTPLTCFTLTLSLLGMFLGLRRIRQTQGTMVNVSPELGSTHSSKTSPPLWEKLTIGIDTLRGTVYMLHWLLVVGSTTIRMGIRPKQLKWVKTVHQGNNQ; encoded by the coding sequence ATGCCAAAACAGTCTTGGCCAGAACAGGATGCTGACAACAGTAATATCAAGAAGCTCACCCGTGATCAAGAGTCCCCTGGTGAATCTCCGGCTCCCACATCTCAACCAAATCAGGAGGAAAGTCAATACCGTGAGACTGGATCATCTAGGCTTTATCCTTCGGTTATAAATGACCCATTGCACCCTATCCGCGAGAATCAAAACCACTCAAATTTGCAGGTTTGCCCTAATTGGTATCAAGGCCGCAGATGGAAAGCTGCCCTTGCCTTAACTTTAATTTGGGGCGGGATCACTGCCCTGCATTTTGTTTCCTGGGGGATGGGGTTGATCCTGGGTTTGACGGGTCTATTGTCGATTCACGCTATCAGAATTTTCTCAGCTAAAATACCTTCCCTACAGTTAACCAAACCAGTACAACCCCAACATAATTGGCCCTATATTTCCCTATTAGTAGCAGCTAAAAACGAAGAAGCCGTTATTAGTCAATTAGTTAAAAATTTATGTAACTTAGATTATCCCAGTGATTGTTATGAATCGTGGATAGTTGACGATAATAGTAGTGATAAAACCCCGATAGTTTTGGAAAAACTCAGCCAAGACTATCCACAACTCAAAGTATTACAGCGGTCAGCTAATGCCAGTGGGGGAAAATCAGGCGCCTTAAATCAAGTTTTAGCCTTAACTCAAGGAGAAATTATCGGGGTCTTTGATGCCGATGCTCAAATTGCACCGGATATGTTACGCCATATTGTTCCCATATTCTATCCAGAATCAGTCGGCGCTGTGCAAGTGCGAAAAGCGATTAATAATGCTTCCGAAAATTTTTGGACTCGCTCCCAAGCCGCAGAAATGGCTTTAGATGCCTATTTCCAAGAAAAACGGATTAGTATGGGCGGAATTGGAGAACTGCGGGGAAATGGCCAGTTTGTCCGACGGGAAGCCCTGTTAAGCTGTGGCGGTTGGAATGAAGAAACCATTACCGATGATTTAGATCTAACCATTCGGTTGCATTTGGATCAATGGGATATTGAATGTTTATCCTTTCCCCCGATTTATGAGGAAGGAGTCACCAATTTTAAAGCCCTTTGGCATCAACGCAACCGTTGGGCAGAAGGCGGCTATCAACGCTATTTAGACTATTGGCAGTTGATTCTGAGCAACCGGATGGGAACTCAAAAAACCCTAGATTTGTTTTGCTTTTGGATCACCCAATATATTTTACCAACGGCGGTAGTTCCCGATTTGGTGCTATCGCTGATTCAAGGCAGTTTACCCTTAACCACACCCTTAACCTGTTTTACCCTAACTCTATCCCTATTGGGAATGTTCTTAGGATTACGAAGGATTCGTCAAACACAAGGGACAATGGTTAATGTTAGTCCTGAATTGGGTTCAACCCATAGCAGCAAGACATCGCCTCCCCTCTGGGAAAAATTGACCATTGGGATTGATACCCTGCGGGGTACGGTATATATGCTCCATTGGTTGTTAGTGGTGGGGAGTACAACGATTCGGATGGGAATTCGTCCCAAACAACTCAAGTGGGTCAAGACCGTTCATCAAGGCAATAATCAGTAA
- a CDS encoding Cna B-type, translated as MDAVFSLDSPSATAIPLFSGEQPLELPPSLGLSAGGLVPAIPVTILETQDLTVPVDPNIDTITREGRQNPAPVSLASGQNLNGINFGNTQLGSISGIKFNDLNRDSLLTTGEPALAGWNIFIDANNNGTLEATEPSTVTNATGAYAFGNLTPGNYTIREVQQPGWVQTTVNPAPVGVTGGANITGINFGNNQSGTITGIKFNDNNGNALFDAGETPLQGWTIFADGNANGILDAGEGTAVTGADGRYTFGNLPPASYTIREVQQAGWTQTTPNPGAVGVTGGTNAIINFGNRQFGSISGIKFDDLNSNATFDTGEVGLAGWTIFIDANGNGTLETTEPTAVTNATGAYAFANIPPGNYSLREVQQPGWTQTTPNPGPVNLTGGANITGINFGNNQLGNITGLKFSDNNGNALLDAGEAPLPGWTIFIDANGNGRLEATEAAAVTGADGRYSFANVPVGNYTLREVQQPGWTQTTPNPGPVGITGGTNAIVNFGNRQFGSISGIKFNDANANSLFDAAETPLQGWTIYIDGNGNGVIDPTEPTTVTGANGSYTFTNVPPGNYVLREVQQPGWVQTVPPLPA; from the coding sequence ATGGACGCTGTATTTTCACTTGATTCACCATCCGCTACCGCGATTCCTCTTTTTAGTGGAGAGCAACCATTAGAACTGCCCCCTTCCTTGGGTTTGAGTGCTGGTGGCCTAGTTCCTGCGATCCCGGTTACCATATTAGAAACCCAGGATCTCACAGTACCTGTAGACCCTAATATTGACACGATTACTAGGGAAGGTCGCCAAAACCCGGCTCCTGTTTCATTAGCTTCAGGACAAAACCTCAACGGTATTAACTTCGGGAATACTCAATTAGGCTCCATCAGTGGAATTAAATTTAACGATCTCAATCGTGATAGCCTGCTAACAACGGGGGAACCCGCTTTAGCCGGATGGAATATCTTTATTGATGCCAACAATAATGGAACCCTCGAAGCAACAGAACCCAGCACGGTAACGAATGCCACGGGTGCTTATGCTTTCGGTAACTTAACTCCAGGCAACTATACCATCCGAGAAGTACAGCAGCCTGGATGGGTACAAACTACAGTTAACCCCGCCCCAGTGGGTGTGACTGGAGGAGCCAATATTACTGGAATTAACTTTGGTAACAACCAATCTGGGACGATTACAGGGATTAAATTCAACGATAATAACGGTAACGCTTTATTTGATGCCGGGGAAACCCCATTACAGGGCTGGACAATTTTTGCCGATGGTAATGCTAATGGCATTCTTGATGCCGGAGAAGGAACAGCCGTGACAGGCGCTGATGGTCGTTATACCTTCGGTAATCTTCCACCAGCTAGTTATACCATTCGAGAAGTACAGCAAGCCGGATGGACACAAACCACACCCAACCCCGGTGCTGTTGGAGTCACGGGTGGAACTAATGCCATTATTAACTTTGGTAACCGTCAGTTTGGTTCGATTAGTGGGATCAAATTTGATGATCTCAATAGCAATGCCACCTTCGATACAGGGGAAGTAGGCTTGGCAGGATGGACGATTTTTATTGATGCCAATGGCAATGGCACCCTGGAAACCACAGAACCAACTGCGGTAACGAATGCCACGGGTGCTTATGCTTTCGCGAATATTCCCCCGGGTAACTATAGTCTTCGAGAAGTCCAGCAACCTGGATGGACACAAACCACCCCGAACCCTGGCCCGGTGAACCTAACTGGGGGAGCTAATATCACTGGAATTAACTTTGGTAACAACCAATTAGGAAACATCACCGGTTTAAAGTTTAGTGATAACAACGGTAATGCCCTACTGGATGCCGGTGAAGCCCCCCTACCCGGGTGGACGATTTTTATTGATGCCAACGGCAATGGCAGGCTTGAAGCCACAGAAGCAGCTGCCGTTACAGGTGCGGATGGTCGCTACTCCTTTGCGAATGTTCCCGTAGGAAATTACACCCTGCGGGAAGTACAGCAACCTGGATGGACACAAACGACTCCTAACCCTGGCCCCGTTGGCATCACTGGTGGCACGAATGCTATTGTTAACTTTGGCAACCGTCAATTCGGTTCTATCAGCGGCATAAAGTTCAATGATGCGAATGCCAATAGTTTGTTTGATGCAGCTGAAACCCCTTTGCAGGGTTGGACAATTTATATTGATGGCAATGGTAACGGCGTTATTGACCCCACCGAACCCACAACCGTAACGGGAGCAAATGGTAGTTATACCTTTACTAACGTTCCTCCTGGTAATTATGTGTTGCGGGAAGTTCAACAACCCGGATGGGTTCAAACCGTTCCCCCATTACCTGCTTAG
- the malQ_1 gene encoding 4-alpha-glucanotransferase: protein MTMLFQRSSGILLHPTSFPSQHGIGDLGKSAYEFIDFLQQSGYKLWQILPLGPTGEEHSPYIMNYSTFAGNPLMISLEELAQERLLETEEIIPLEGRDPNQVNFEAVIPHKTLYLKKAYTRFQEQLDQHPSPGFEKFCQKHASWLNDYALFMALLEAHGGQSWNNWEPALAHRDPDALKVKTEELKEAIAYQKFLQFIFFKQWEKLRQYANKKGIKIIGDISIYVCYNSVEVWSNPNLFQLDSETLEPIYIAGVPPDFFSETGQLWGNPIYNWEELKNTKFAWWIERFKATLEYADYVRIDHFRAFEAYWRVPGYEKNAIKGEWIKAPGYEFFDTLKQQLGDLPVLAEDLGIITPEVEQLRDHYNFPGMKILQFAFGGDANNVYLPHHYIQNCLVYTGTHDNDTAIGWWETASPAEKQHFAEYLGYASPDEITNINWVLIRLALSSLASLAIIPLQDILNLGHDARMNDPSHNHGNWRWRYQSSELLTQELSDRLFKLNQLYSR from the coding sequence ATGACCATGTTATTTCAACGTTCTAGTGGGATTTTACTTCATCCTACTTCTTTTCCCAGTCAACATGGAATTGGAGACCTAGGAAAATCCGCTTATGAATTTATTGATTTTTTACAACAAAGTGGTTATAAATTGTGGCAGATATTACCCCTGGGGCCAACAGGAGAAGAACATTCTCCTTATATTATGAATTATAGTACCTTTGCGGGTAATCCGTTAATGATTAGTTTAGAAGAATTAGCCCAGGAAAGATTATTAGAAACTGAAGAAATTATTCCCTTAGAGGGGAGAGACCCTAACCAGGTTAATTTTGAAGCGGTTATTCCCCACAAAACCTTATATCTCAAAAAAGCCTACACTCGCTTTCAAGAACAATTAGACCAACACCCTTCTCCTGGCTTTGAAAAATTTTGTCAAAAACACGCTTCTTGGTTAAATGATTATGCCCTATTTATGGCTTTATTAGAAGCCCATGGGGGTCAAAGCTGGAATAATTGGGAACCCGCTTTAGCCCATCGAGATCCCGATGCGTTAAAAGTCAAAACCGAAGAATTAAAAGAAGCCATAGCTTATCAAAAATTTCTGCAATTTATCTTTTTCAAACAATGGGAAAAATTGCGTCAATATGCCAATAAAAAAGGAATAAAAATTATTGGAGATATTTCTATTTATGTATGTTATAATAGTGTCGAAGTTTGGTCAAATCCTAATTTATTTCAACTAGATTCTGAAACTTTAGAACCCATTTATATTGCCGGAGTTCCCCCGGATTTCTTTAGTGAAACCGGACAATTATGGGGGAATCCAATTTATAATTGGGAGGAACTAAAAAACACAAAATTTGCTTGGTGGATTGAACGATTTAAAGCTACCTTGGAATATGCAGATTATGTTCGGATTGACCATTTTCGAGCCTTTGAAGCCTATTGGCGGGTTCCTGGTTACGAAAAAAATGCGATTAAGGGTGAATGGATTAAAGCACCAGGTTATGAATTTTTTGATACCCTCAAACAACAGTTAGGAGATTTACCAGTTTTAGCAGAAGATTTGGGAATTATTACCCCAGAAGTGGAACAATTGCGAGATCATTATAATTTCCCAGGAATGAAAATTTTACAATTTGCTTTTGGTGGGGATGCCAATAATGTTTATCTTCCCCATCATTATATTCAAAATTGTTTGGTTTATACAGGAACCCATGATAATGATACGGCTATCGGTTGGTGGGAAACTGCCAGTCCCGCAGAAAAACAACATTTTGCTGAATATTTGGGTTATGCTTCTCCCGATGAAATCACTAATATTAACTGGGTGTTAATTCGTTTAGCCTTAAGTTCCCTTGCCAGTTTAGCGATTATTCCTCTCCAAGATATTCTTAATTTAGGGCATGATGCCAGAATGAATGATCCGAGTCATAATCATGGAAATTGGCGCTGGCGTTATCAAAGTTCAGAATTATTAACTCAGGAATTAAGCGATCGCTTATTCAAGTTAAATCAACTTTATAGCCGATAA
- a CDS encoding NAD-dependent epimerase/dehydratase, translating into MKKRIFVTGASGCIGHYLVEKLIQNTEDELFLLVRNPEKLGFDYQSRPGIHIIQGDLREIDQFKDLLPTINTVILIATAWGGYQEVLEVNVKANLELVKLLNPQICEQILYFSTASILDRNNNLLPEAGEIGTDYIRTKYECLQELLKIAPNLPHLRVLFPTLVLGGEPNKPYSHLSGGISDVVKWMNLIRWFQADSSFHFIHSADIAQVVYYLVNHPPISQETEQFVLGNPAITLNQLVETACEYYHKRIYFRFNLSPGLANFFIWLFRIQMADWDRFCLDYRHFNYQNPIHPGVYDLPAHCSTFTDVLKLS; encoded by the coding sequence ATGAAAAAACGAATTTTTGTTACTGGTGCGAGTGGTTGTATTGGTCATTATCTTGTCGAAAAACTAATTCAAAATACCGAAGATGAATTATTTCTACTCGTCAGAAATCCCGAAAAATTAGGATTTGATTATCAGAGTCGTCCGGGTATTCATATTATTCAGGGGGATTTAAGAGAAATTGATCAATTCAAAGATTTATTACCTACAATTAATACGGTGATTTTAATTGCTACCGCTTGGGGAGGATATCAAGAGGTTTTAGAGGTTAATGTTAAGGCAAATTTGGAGTTAGTGAAATTATTAAATCCTCAAATTTGCGAACAAATTTTATATTTTTCAACTGCTAGTATTTTAGATAGAAATAATAATTTATTACCGGAAGCGGGAGAAATTGGCACGGATTATATTAGAACTAAATATGAATGTTTACAGGAATTATTAAAAATAGCTCCTAATTTACCGCATTTAAGGGTATTATTTCCGACTTTAGTTTTAGGAGGAGAACCCAATAAACCCTATTCTCATTTATCTGGGGGTATTTCTGATGTGGTGAAATGGATGAATTTAATTCGTTGGTTTCAAGCAGATTCGAGTTTTCATTTTATTCATTCTGCCGATATTGCTCAAGTGGTGTATTATTTGGTTAATCATCCTCCAATTTCTCAAGAAACGGAACAATTTGTTTTAGGAAATCCGGCAATTACTTTAAATCAATTGGTAGAAACAGCTTGTGAATATTACCATAAACGGATTTATTTTAGGTTTAATTTATCTCCGGGTTTGGCTAACTTTTTTATCTGGTTATTTAGAATCCAAATGGCAGATTGGGATCGTTTTTGCTTAGATTATCGCCATTTTAATTATCAAAATCCTATCCATCCTGGGGTTTATGATTTACCAGCCCATTGTTCAACTTTTACGGATGTTTTAAAATTAAGTTAG
- the hemE gene encoding uroporphyrinogen III decarboxylase — MTESTQVPYLLRATRGEKLDRPPVWMMRQAGRYMKAYRDLREKYPSFRDRSEKTDIAVEISLQPFRAFQPDGVILFSDILTPLPGIGIDFDIIESKGPIINPPIRSLEQIEKLHPIEPEEKLPFIREILQTLRREVGNQATVLGFVGAPWTLAAYAVEGKSSKDYTIIKKMAFSEPLILHKFLEKIADAIAVYVRYQIDSGAQVIQMFDSWAGQLSPQDYDVFALPYQKRVVDQVRQTHPDTPLILYISGGSGLLERMAKTGFDFISVDWMVDMADARQRLGQNIGVQGNLDPCILFGSKENIRDRILDTIRKAGNQGHILNLGHGVLQNTPEENVAYFFETAKQADQLLKG, encoded by the coding sequence ATGACCGAATCGACCCAAGTTCCTTATTTGTTGCGTGCTACTCGTGGTGAAAAACTAGATCGTCCCCCCGTATGGATGATGCGCCAGGCGGGTCGCTATATGAAAGCCTATCGTGATCTGCGAGAAAAATATCCTTCCTTCCGTGACCGATCTGAAAAAACGGATATTGCTGTTGAGATTTCCCTCCAACCTTTCCGGGCTTTTCAACCAGATGGGGTGATTTTGTTTTCTGATATTCTAACGCCTTTACCTGGAATTGGGATTGATTTTGATATTATCGAAAGCAAAGGGCCGATTATTAATCCTCCCATTCGTAGTTTAGAACAAATTGAAAAACTGCATCCAATTGAACCGGAAGAAAAACTTCCTTTTATTCGAGAAATTCTGCAAACTTTACGTCGGGAAGTAGGAAATCAAGCCACTGTATTAGGGTTTGTGGGTGCTCCTTGGACGTTGGCGGCCTATGCGGTTGAAGGTAAGAGTTCTAAGGATTATACGATTATTAAAAAAATGGCATTTTCTGAGCCTTTAATTCTGCATAAATTCTTAGAAAAAATTGCCGATGCGATCGCTGTTTATGTCCGTTATCAAATTGATTCCGGGGCCCAAGTAATTCAAATGTTTGATTCTTGGGCGGGTCAATTAAGTCCCCAAGATTATGATGTTTTTGCCCTTCCCTATCAAAAACGGGTGGTTGATCAAGTTAGACAAACCCACCCTGATACGCCTTTAATTCTTTATATTAGTGGCGGTTCGGGATTATTAGAACGGATGGCTAAAACTGGGTTTGATTTTATTAGTGTAGACTGGATGGTTGATATGGCTGATGCACGTCAACGTCTGGGTCAAAATATTGGGGTTCAGGGTAATCTTGATCCCTGTATTTTATTCGGGTCTAAAGAAAATATCCGGGATCGGATTTTAGATACCATTAGAAAAGCTGGAAATCAAGGTCATATCCTCAATTTAGGGCATGGTGTTCTCCAAAATACTCCAGAAGAAAACGTTGCCTATTTCTTTGAAACGGCAAAACAAGCGGATCAATTATTAAAAGGTTAA
- a CDS encoding heterocyst-specific glycolipids-directing protein: MANPTVDRETDQSQSPSSWHNVSSKPLPFWMRRWGAFVAEVSLVAASGLIPFTLGSVFNRSPQPVPLNPVVRVTSETVAATLGIPVRDRSPKVAPLTNLFWSGALLLPLVVGGWQFYLLAKRGQTLPKLWFGVQVVSPNGSAPGWGRAFRRELIGRWGIPLGIAYGLWQVTGAYPNLLILGVLSSATFLGDALIAKRFQGRTGHDLLAGTLVQDVPRILVFNPFTNYDWVNEDNAVHSLVISTETPKLEFNLWAWMRQHPGLTLVIVSSASLVAVLGTFVGTQIYIQNQANRREFQQQDNQVFLALVNKLSPNAATDVTQKRGAILALGAIKDPRAIPLLVDVLAQEENPVLIDVTQQALVSTGPEALPHLRRLNQALKNDLDSMKFGAENKEKQLAGRRLQATQRAISKILKVYGGFIHNTDLSRIDLGQNLTPPMQFTLVLEQTDLSGISFKNTNLNQANLKNSRFASPGNDGRLETFDDWISDLSGADLTEADLTGAFLSNTLLKYTNFLKANLNKANLSKADLTGANFSNAQLLGSNLQQANLTDAKFTGAELASADLSNANLKKARFTEAKAPGANFQGGDLRQTNFKNADVSAVNFSGINAQGTDFSSAKLTGSNFKNSRLQDANFKSANLSLVNFQGAKLDGANFKGAIFVASEQNKADQFIAKSDETVQSIRLKKVDFSNSLNLDSNQIQYICSQGGIHPNCPSAKGKK; the protein is encoded by the coding sequence ATGGCAAACCCTACTGTAGATAGAGAAACAGATCAATCTCAATCTCCTTCATCCTGGCATAATGTCTCCTCGAAGCCATTGCCCTTTTGGATGCGTCGATGGGGGGCGTTTGTGGCGGAAGTATCTTTAGTGGCGGCGAGTGGCTTAATTCCTTTTACCCTGGGCTCTGTCTTTAACCGCAGTCCCCAACCGGTTCCTCTCAATCCGGTGGTGCGAGTCACTTCGGAAACCGTTGCGGCTACGTTGGGAATTCCTGTACGCGATCGCAGTCCGAAAGTCGCCCCATTAACCAATCTATTTTGGTCAGGTGCGCTACTTCTGCCCCTAGTGGTGGGAGGATGGCAATTTTATTTGTTAGCTAAACGGGGTCAAACCTTACCCAAACTTTGGTTTGGAGTTCAGGTCGTGAGTCCTAATGGTTCAGCCCCGGGATGGGGACGGGCATTTCGTCGAGAATTAATTGGTCGTTGGGGTATCCCCCTGGGCATTGCCTACGGTCTTTGGCAAGTGACGGGAGCCTATCCTAATTTATTAATTTTAGGGGTTTTATCTAGTGCGACTTTCCTCGGAGATGCTCTGATTGCGAAACGATTTCAAGGTCGGACGGGACATGATTTATTAGCAGGAACTTTGGTACAGGACGTTCCTAGAATCTTGGTGTTTAACCCCTTTACAAATTACGATTGGGTGAATGAAGATAATGCGGTTCATAGCCTAGTTATCAGTACGGAAACACCAAAACTGGAGTTTAATTTATGGGCATGGATGCGTCAACATCCTGGTTTAACTTTAGTTATTGTTAGTAGTGCTAGTCTGGTGGCGGTATTAGGAACTTTTGTTGGTACTCAAATTTATATTCAAAACCAAGCTAACCGTCGGGAATTTCAACAACAAGATAATCAGGTTTTTCTAGCTTTAGTTAATAAATTATCCCCCAATGCTGCCACGGATGTTACCCAAAAACGCGGGGCAATTTTAGCGTTAGGGGCGATTAAAGATCCCCGGGCAATTCCCCTATTAGTGGACGTATTAGCTCAGGAAGAAAACCCTGTCTTAATTGATGTAACTCAACAAGCCTTGGTGAGTACCGGGCCTGAAGCCTTACCCCATTTAAGACGATTAAATCAAGCCCTAAAAAATGATTTAGATTCGATGAAGTTTGGGGCAGAAAACAAAGAAAAACAGTTGGCAGGGCGAAGACTACAAGCAACTCAAAGAGCGATCTCTAAAATTCTAAAAGTTTATGGGGGATTTATCCATAATACTGATTTAAGTCGGATTGATTTAGGCCAAAATTTAACCCCGCCGATGCAATTTACCTTGGTTTTAGAACAAACGGATTTATCAGGAATTAGCTTTAAAAACACGAACCTCAATCAAGCTAATTTAAAAAATAGTCGCTTCGCCAGTCCAGGGAATGATGGACGATTAGAAACCTTCGATGATTGGATTTCTGATTTAAGTGGCGCGGATTTAACCGAGGCTGATTTAACCGGAGCTTTCTTGAGTAATACCCTATTAAAATATACTAATTTTTTAAAGGCAAATCTGAATAAAGCCAATTTATCTAAAGCCGATTTAACCGGAGCTAATTTCAGCAACGCTCAATTATTAGGTTCCAATTTACAACAAGCTAACCTCACCGATGCTAAATTCACCGGGGCGGAATTAGCCAGTGCTGATTTGTCTAACGCTAATTTAAAAAAGGCTCGTTTTACTGAAGCTAAAGCCCCAGGTGCAAATTTTCAAGGAGGAGATTTAAGACAAACTAACTTTAAAAATGCCGATGTTTCTGCGGTAAATTTCTCAGGAATAAATGCACAAGGGACAGATTTTAGCTCCGCTAAACTTACGGGTTCAAATTTTAAAAATTCCCGATTGCAAGATGCTAATTTCAAAAGTGCTAATTTAAGTTTAGTTAATTTCCAAGGAGCAAAATTAGACGGGGCAAATTTTAAAGGGGCAATCTTTGTAGCTTCTGAACAAAATAAAGCTGATCAATTTATTGCTAAATCCGATGAAACGGTTCAATCCATCCGTCTGAAAAAGGTGGATTTTAGTAATTCCCTTAATTTGGATTCTAACCAAATTCAATATATCTGCTCTCAAGGCGGTATTCACCCCAACTGTCCCTCCGCAAAAGGCAAAAAATAG